The sequence CATATCCCCACAACCCCACCCAAACCTTTTTCTGATTAGTATCATGCTTGGTAATATCGCCAACTAGTTCAACTCAGGATCTAATGGTGTGTTAGCGCTTAACAACCGAAAATTATACTAAACACAATCTAGCTCTCCACAGATGCAATAGAAAAAACCATAATAATTCCTCTTCAAAATTGTATAGAATAGATATACAGTTTGTGCAGTTTCTCTAAAATTAAGTCTTAACAAGTCACATAAGTTTTTAGTCTAAGCAATCGTTGACAATAAATAACGACTTGTATCCCttgataaatattaaatactagTATGGAtgtgcatgccatgtgagaaaTTGAAAGCCAAAATGGATCGATGAACAATGCATATTTAAATGAGCCCTTATTGAATTTTACTGTACATTGAACGTTGACATAATCATTCGCATCACGATTATTTAATAAACTTGCTATTGTGAGATGCAACCAATCAAACATTTGTAATTTCAATCATTTATAAAGGTGATAACACTTTCCCTCAAAGGAAAGTGGGTGATCTGATCTTTGCCAGTCTAGCAAATAATCCAATACATGTCAGCATCTTCTGATCTCAAGTAACACGTGTGAGAGTTGGAAGGTCgtgtattataatatataacagTATTAGTCACCAAAATGATAATTGGTTAGAAAACTCAATAAATTCAACAATGTATTCATTATTCAACTTAATTTCTTTATTCTTCTCTTTTGTCGTCTATTCAATAAAGCATTGGCGATATTTATATAGATCATGGACCAATGTCCAAAAGAAATGGACGTGTGAAATGTTACAACTTCAATTTCTTCTCACTAAAGATCGGTTCTTTTTACTTTGTTTTCAAATAGTCATATAAACTCAGGATCCACTTAAATGATAATAGAAATTTTCCAAAACGATTCATTTATTGTATTTCCAGTATGGTTATGTTTATAATTGTCGAGATAGCTTTGCCGTTAAAACATATAGTGGCGTGACATAAATGAAAACATCACCAAGTTGTATGCTTTTAGGTGAGAGATAACGAATAAATAATATTCACTTCATTTCTTTAACAATCTATATTCTGATATGTAAGCTCCACTACTGTGGTTATGTTTCATACAATCACATGAAAgttgctttttttttccaacacaTGAAAGTTACTCTAATGCATGGGTTTTGTAAAAGAGGAACTACTATGGGTAAAGTATTAATAATGCATATAATTAACATTATCATTTGTTATAATGAGACCTTTCACGAGACTCGACTTTCGGCCACAAatcgacaaaagaaaagacttaaTACTTTTTGCCGACCATTTTATCagtatatacataatacatatataaacttaattCGTCAACAACAAAGTATGTAGCAATTAGATTCATCATTCGTGTGACGACAAATAGACACGATTATTGTAATATGTAAATGGGGTCGTCGCAAattagaaatgaaaaaaaaaacaaagtctaTCACAACTATTTCATAGCAATTATACGGATACCTAGTCCATATATACTTTCTCAACTATTGTTATCTTTGTTTCTAAGTTTTTGTCAACAAATACCTGAAGTTGCTAAATTGAGCGGCAAGTACTTTTTCAGCATTTATTTTTGCTATGAGGCACAAAAACTTACTCGACTTCGTAGTAAGACTCCAACGGTAtcataatataatacatatacaaACTTAGGTTAATTTCTCTAACGTGATGACAGGTGTGTCCGGACAGCGTGGCGTGGTTACACTCAATGTTGAGTTTAAACTCGTTAATAAGTTCGTATTTCCTCAGGAAATTGGCAGATGTTGCAGCATCCCAGTCATACTGGTGCTTGGTTGGTTCTTGAAGCTTGGGCTCGATTAGAAGTGTGCCCGACGATAACAAGATTATATCACATACCAGTAGTTAGGCCTGCGGATTcggatatttgttttttttcgaGTCGGGTCGGTTAGTTCGAAATTCAGTTAGTTTAGTTTGGTAGAAGTCTCGCTGTATTGAATTCGAAAATTTCTGGTTTTCGTTAGttcaatttcaaaaatttctaccaAAGTTTTTGAATTCGGTTAATTTTAggtttaaatttgttaaaaataaaaaaaaaaggaagaagttaaatttgtttattttggttcaaaattttggttaagGTGGGTATAGTTTCTACTTTAAAAAACGAATTaactaaaccaaaccgaaccaaaaactaATTTCTTTTTACTTCCCGAATCGAACCGAACCTCCTAACCGAATtgaaccgaaaaccaaactTTTTAATTTAGTTCGGGAGGTTCGGTCAATAGCCGTAGGCTATCAGTGATGgacagaaaaagaagaagactaaaGACATACCGTTGAATCCAATCTTTTTCTTGTAAGCAACAGCAGCTTGAAAGAACCTGGCCATATGATCAAGCTCTCTTCCCATATCAGTGTTCAAGAGCGTCTGGTAACCTTCACGACCACCCCAGAATACATAGTTTTCACCGCCCAAGTAATGTGTCACCTCCATGGCCTTCTTCAATTGCGCAGCAGCTTAGGCATAGACTCCAACCTCAGAGCTAGTTGCTCCTCCGTGCATGTATCGAGGATGCAAGAAAAGCTGAGCCGTTCCCCACAATGGTCTAATCTTGGTTTCCTGCaataaagagaaagaagaacttcaTCAATCAAACTAAAGAGAGTGTTTTCATCAGTTAAGAACTTAAAAATGAAGTGGCTACAGAAGCTATCATCTAAATTTAGATGATTAAAACAACATGAATCGCCTTTTGGAGTTCTTTGGCAAGTTCAATAACTTCATCCAAGTTTTTGTTAGATTCCTGCAGAGAATAGGTTACAGTTTCAGTGAAAGTAATGAAGTAGTGAACCAGTCATCATGTTTTGGGAAGCTTGAGATACCTCAAGTGTATTGCCATCAGGGGCAATGTCTCTGTCATGGAAACACCACCAATCAACTCCAAGTTTCTTCAAAAACTCAAAGTTGGCTCTCACTGCATTAAACAACAATCAGTAACTCACTCGCTCGCTCACAAAGgagcaaaacataaaacatgtcTGTTTAACTTACTTCTTCTCTTAACCATAGCAACGGAGTTGGTACCATCTTCCCAGGGCCAATACTTGGTAGCAGCACCAAAGGGGTCACCTCCAGTCCCTCGGAAAGTAAGCCAAAACGCAACACTGAATCTAAACCAATCCTGTTACACGAGAATAAATTCAACAACGTGACCCTATCACTCTTCAAAATCCATAACACATGGTTGAAAATGCTGACTTTACATTCATTTTCTTGCCGGGAATCTCCTCTTCTGCGTTATACCACTTGTAAGCAAGTGGGTTACTGCTATTAGGTCCCTGTAACAAGTCGTTAACAACCAAAGCAATCTACACATGCAAATAAACAAGTACTAGAATCTAAACTAGTACCTACTACCCACAAAGAAATGGTTTTGATCGCTTAACTCATACTTAATATGAGGGATCTCAGGGAAGAACTCTCCTTCCCAATCATCAGAGCCACTACACTTCCCTCCTGAATCCGCAGGACATGTTTGTGGCTCAGCGGACTTCATACgtatcaaatcaaataaaaagaaaaaaaaactttagaagAAATGAAGAATCTCAGATATGTTTTAGTGATCGAAAAAAACTAGAGCTTTGGATATAATTCTTACCACTAGAAAGAACGCTGCGTTAAAACAGAGAAAGATCATAAAGATCTTAACTTTCTTCATAGTGTTCAACCAAACGAACAAAACCCTGAGCTTTGTGAAGTTCAATGTAACCACCAGGCCAGAGCTTTGTGAAGTTGGATAAATATATGGGTTGGGATTAAGTAGTGATTAAGAAGAATTGGTCTGATAATGATGTAACGTAAGccagattttgttttgttttgtgataTTATGGGGTCACTTAAAGTAATCGAACACTCCTTTATCCGGAAACTACGTAGCGAATATCTCCTCCTGACTCAGCAATTCCTTTCTATTTTTAGACGCAATCCAACAATATTGAAGTAAGTGCCTACGAGATTTCTTACCCATATAATCCAAATTTATCAAAACGAGGAACAATCCTTCACCGGTAGGAGCCATGCACCGTGTTTTCTTTCATTCTAGCTGTAGCTTATTACATGTGCCGTGTAGCCTACATGTTTATTACAATAGGTGGGACAAAACTAATAGTATCAAGTTATGTGGTTTCTGACTTCAAATAATAAGATTGCAGCTCCGAATCTTCTATAATCCAAAAGATAAGATACGGGATCAACAAAGAGAAACTGGTCGACAAGAAGTGAATATCAAATTGGGAGATATATAAGAAAGTTATGCGGCTGGATAGAGAGGACCGACCCTGAAATTTATGAGGTTTCAAACGTGTTATGGATTGAGGTTAAATGAttaatacatataattttttagttGATGTAGATATCAAATGATAACCATATAAAATCTGAGGGATGAGAAGAATGTTCATTTCACTATGGCTAACACTGGTCCTAGCTGAATAAGGATAACTGCAGGGGGTGGAGGGTGAAGTCTTGACTTCTATTATACAAATGGCATGAAGCCTCGAATTTAGAGAAGAATTTTTCATTTCGCTATGTCTAACATTTGTCCTAGCTGAATACTGAAGCCTTGTAATTCCGTTTCTTCAGTTTAATTATGCATTTTATCAATGTAAGCATGGATAATTGGatatttttgaagttaaatGATTTCCATATGCTAAAAAAACTCGGTTAGTCAATCTTTTACGATGTTACCATAATAAAGCCAAACAACAGAATTTTGAGGACAAGACGGTTAGGACATTACACacgtcaacaacaacaacaacaacaaaacgaTGTTCCATGCAAATTAGATGTctcgaaaattttaattttacgaggatactgaaatagaaaatgtgaagaaattaaatgaaaccaaacaaaaaaaaaccgtttaaagtgtttttttttctcttagtaAGGCTTCTCGCCAACGTAGTTACCCGGAGGATCGTAGTTACAAGTGATGAAAACTCCTGCACCATTCTCACAGACCACACTTGCGCATCCTAGCCTTTTGGTGTCACGCCACACAATCTGAGTGTAGTGACCACACATCCCACTTCCGTCACACGAGTTGGTGTTGTAGTTGTATGAGCTGCCTTCAACGACCCATGAGTGCACCACGAATCCTGGTGCCCAGCTCGATCCACTTCCCCAGAACAGGTTCTCACCGTATGGGCCCGTCGAATGGGTCATTGAGCAGTCGTAACGCCTCTGGTTCGCCCACCATGTCGCGTAGCTCGCTAGCTTGCCGTCCCAAACCAATGGAGGCAAACCTAATAGGAAATGAGATTCAATTTACAAAAAAGGCAATAAGAAtaccaatataaaaaaaaaaatgtaatggtTAAGTTATATATACTACATGTAAAAGTAAAATTAGGGGCAAACAAAAACAATGGCAACCTACGTAACATACTAACAGAGCCAAATTACTCCGTAATTCTGACGTATGTaacaactttttgttttttttgttaatcggaggagtCTATGGCAAAGGCTACAACAAAGCAAGGAGTAACCATCACATATGTGAAAGATATGGTTTCTTGCCACGTACGGCTTCTACAACACTCAACCATAATCGCATTTAAGGACTAGAACCCAATCTCTCAAGTCTCAACTAATATGGTGAATCATTTCGGTTTTGATCGATATGCCGTCTAGGCTAAACCGAGTTTTAGAACATTGCTATTGCTAATAAATACCTAGTCTAGACCGAATAGCGTTATGTGGGTCAAGGAACTGTCTAGCGATGGAGCCAGCTGGTAGGCGCGGAGTGTAAGGAGGCCGATAGACAGGCTTGGGGCTCGGCGTTGGAAGTGGGACCCATGGCTTAGGGACGTAAGGGGTAGGGATAACGGGTGGTCTTGGACGGTAATAGTCTGCATGGACTGCTTGGAAAGCGACCATGAGAAGGGATATTGTGAAGAAAATGACTTGGGTCGTCGATGAACCGGTCGCCATCTTTGTGGTGTGACTATGAAATATGTGTTTTTGGTGGTGAAGAGAAATTACTTTGGTGAGTAATTATTTATAAGTTATGATttcatgaattaaataaaaaattggacCTTTAGAGGGGGATGTCAACTCCATTTGTGGcttccatgttcgattatggttACCACTCTTTTATGTTTCGTTTTGTTAAGATGAATTCTATGGCTAATTATTAATTGTCAATTGGGATCTTTAATACTACTTCTTTTTGTTACATGTACATGAACTTCTTGATTAACTAATGTGGACTCTgaagatttttttaaagttcattttaaacttttttgaaagaatctttcattttaaacatagagttatgttttgttctttgcaaaataaaactaaactaaTTTTCTTCGCCATCTCATATGTGATAAAATGTTGGGATATTGGAATTAAATTGTAATCTTAAATATGGAATTAAATTGTAATCTTAAATATGCAATGAAAATATGTCGATCAATCGCATGGACTGATTTTTTACTGATTTCTTAAAACCAAGTGGCATAAGGAAAAGGTGATTGTCCATgagtttttaattttggatagaATTGATCAAGTATACTAGTTTTAAACTGATCTTAATATATTAGTTAGCAAGTCCCGGATAATAGATGCGAGATAATACAGCAATGTAGCCGGCCTAAGAATGTTCCCTGAAAAGACAATTTACTAATGCTCCTGTggcttttttttatatacaaaacttAGTTATGGTCAAATGTATAATAGTATTTTACTTCTAGTTgagtaaattaattttaagtttaCTTTGCCTCCTTGTCATACGGTTAGGCCATGTCACTCTTAGCAACTAGGGGATCTTTATATGGCCCGGCCCTTTATAACTGAAAACTGGACAGGCCCATTATTTCCTGGTTTAATCATTATTAACCACATATCTATTATTTCTGGCCGAAAAGCCCAAAAGTATACATAACCCTTgagaaaaaaacacataaatcTTAAGTCGAAAAAGATACCGTTAGTTACAACGTACAAGGAAAATCTATTAGAttacaaaaaattatcaatCAGTAATCAGTAAAACCTATGTAAGATGTTAACATCTCATCGTAAATTGGTCAGAAATTACTTTTAAATCCATGTAAGTTTTCAGGTCATTCAATAAGAAAAGCAAgtaaaattaatgatttacattattattattatcattatccACAACTCGTtacatttaaaaagaaaatgagaaaaaaccTTTCACCCTCGACATGCTACAATAAGCTTATGACTGTAATAATACATAATTCATCAATAATCCGGCCCTATACTTATACATGCATGTACATATGcatgataaataaaaatgattaaacaCTGTGGTAGCTCATCTGAGTGTAGTCTTGAAGTATACCCACTCCTTCAGTCGTCTGATCAAGAA is a genomic window of Brassica napus cultivar Da-Ae chromosome A2, Da-Ae, whole genome shotgun sequence containing:
- the LOC106387967 gene encoding xylose isomerase-like, giving the protein MKSAEPQTCPADSGGKCSGSDDWEGEFFPEIPHIKYELSDQNHFFIALVVNDLLQGPNSSNPLAYKWYNAEEEIPGKKMNDWFRFSVAFWLTFRGTGGDPFGAATKYWPWEDGTNSVAMVKRRMRANFEFLKKLGVDWWCFHDRDIAPDGNTLEESNKNLDEVIELAKELQKAIHVETKIRPLWGTAQLFLHPRYMHGGATSSEVGVYA
- the LOC106431419 gene encoding pathogenesis-related protein PR-1-like; its protein translation is MATGSSTTQVIFFTISLLMVAFQAVHADYYRPRPPVIPTPYVPKPWVPLPTPSPKPVYRPPYTPRLPAGSIARQFLDPHNAIRSRLGLPPLVWDGKLASYATWWANQRRYDCSMTHSTGPYGENLFWGSGSSWAPGFVVHSWVVEGSSYNYNTNSCDGSGMCGHYTQIVWRDTKRLGCASVVCENGAGVFITCNYDPPGNYVGEKPY